In Plasmodium falciparum 3D7 genome assembly, chromosome: 13, the following are encoded in one genomic region:
- a CDS encoding rifin — protein sequence MKVHYINILLFALPLNILVYNQRNHYITRTPKATTRTLCECELYEPANYDNDPEMKEVMDNFNRQTQQRFHEYDECMVEKRMQCKEQCDKEIQKIILKDKMEKELMDKFATLQTDIQNDAIPTCICEKSLADKTEKFCLNCGVNVGGGITLSSGVLGGIGSVAVNAWKTTEIAAATKAAIDKGLALGKIAGDIEGAAKVVELVKSTFKIEELGVRTLESIIDANTYTKSSLISGFIETEYSRLGCGNIFTGMKKPFCNSVYERIFDTSGGKGVYPITFIEKKVETMVSEAESVAAAKSAKVAAAEKAAILETSKKAIETTSYNWYTTIGYSITAILIIVLIMVIIYLILRYRRKKKMKKKLQYIKLLKE from the exons atgaaagtccattatattaatatattattgtttgctcttccattaaatatattg GTATATAATCAAAGGAACCATTACATCACACGTACACCAAAAGCAACCACTAGGACATTATGCGAATGTGAATTATATGAACCTGCCAATTATGATAATGACCCTGAAATGAAAGAAGTTATGGATAATTTCAATCGTCAAACACAACAGAGATTTCATGAATATGACGAATGTATGGTCGAAAAACGAATGCAATGTAAAGAACAATGCGAtaaagaaatacaaaaaattattttaaaagataaaatggaaaaagaattaatggACAAATTTGCCACATTACAAACtgatatacaaaatgatgCTATTCCCACATGTATTTGCGAGAAATCATTAGCAGATAAAACAGAAAAATTTTGTCTTAATTGTGGAGTAAATGTGGGAGGTGGTATTACACTGTCTTCAGGAGTATTAGGAGGAATTGGTTCAGTTGCTGTAAATGCCTGGAAAACTACAGAAATTGCTGCCGCTACGAAAGCTGCTATAGATAAGGGTTTAGCTTTAGGTAAAATTGCTGGTGATATTGAAGGTGCGGCTAAAGTTGTTGAATTAGTAAAATCAACATTTAAAATAGAGGAATTAGGTGTTAGAACACTGGAGTCAATTATTGATGCAAATACTTATACGAAAAGCTCACTCATTAGTGGATTTATTGAAACTGAATATTCGAGATTGGGATGTGGAAATATTTTCACTGGCATGAAGAAGCCTTTTTGCAATTCTGTGTATGAACGAATTTTTGATACATCGGGAGGTAAGGGTGTTTACCCTATAACgtttatagaaaaaaaagtagAAACTATGGTGTCAGAAGCAGAAAGTGTTGCTGCTGCCAAATCTGCTAAGGTGGCTGCCGCTGAAAAAGCAGCAATTTTAGAAACAAGCAAGAAGGCTATAGAAACTACAAGTTACAACTGGTACACCACAATTGGTTACTCCATCACTGCTATATTAATTATAGTTTTAATtatggtaataatatatttaattttacgttatcgacgaaaaaagaaaatgaagaaaaaactgcaatatataaaattattgaaaGAATAG
- a CDS encoding stevor: MKMHYLKMLLFTFLINILGSPHNENYLNNHYNISIVQNNTKRTTINSRLLAQTKNHNPHYHNDPELKEIIDKMNEEAIKKYQKMHDPYKQLKEVVEKNGTKYTGGNDAEPMSTLEKELLETYEETFGDKKHIMLKSGINTNQYDKSIDESSTCGCTDNNKAKLETTKGKDKYLKHLKEGCTRSICFCSVSTVFLTLIALAFAKKAAVASLVYYGEAFQNCVSSSSLFYIFDSVSLTTAIQTASKCASLAGATDAGGTAAGAAMGIFYPCGIAALVLLILAVVLIILYIWLYRRRKNSWKHECKKHLCK; this comes from the exons atgaaaatgcaTTACCTTAAAATGTTATTGTTTAcgtttttaataaatattttaggATCACCCCATAat gaaaattatctaaataatcattataatataagtaTTGTACAAAACAACACCAAAAGAACAACGATAAATTCAAGATTATTAGCACAAACGAAAAACCATAATCCACATTATCATAATGATCCAGAACTCAAAGAAATAATTGATAAAATGAACGAGGAagcaataaaaaaatatcaaaaaatgCATGATCCATATAAACAATTGAAAGAAGTAgtagaaaaaaatggaaCAAAATATACAGGTGGTAATGATGCAGAACCTATGTCAACGctagaaaaagaattattggAAACATATGAAGAAACGTTTGGTGACAAAAAACATATTATGTTAAAATCGGGTATTAACACCAATCAATACGACAAATCAATTGACGAATCCTCAACATGTGGATGTactgataataataaagcgAAACTGGAAACAACAAAAGGAAAAGATAAGTATTTAAAACACTTAAAAGAGGGATGTACTCGTAGTATATGTTTTTGTTCAGTAAGTACGGTTTTTTTAACATTGATAGCTTTGGCATTTGCAAAAAAGGCTGCCGTTGCTTCTCTTGTTTATTATGGAGAAGCTTTTCAAAATTGTGTATCCTCTAgttcattattttatatatttgatagcGTTTCATTAACTACAGCTATTCAAACAGCAAGTAAATGTGCTTCTCTTGCCGGTGCTACTGATGCTGGCGGAACTGCTGCAGGTGCTGCTATGGGAATATTTTATCCCTGTGGTATTGCAGCTTTGGTTCTACTTATATTAGCTGTTgtacttataatattatatatatggttgtataggagaagaaaaaattcGTGGAAACATGAATGCAAGAAACATTTATGCaagtaa